The Diaphorobacter ruginosibacter genome contains a region encoding:
- a CDS encoding protein adenylyltransferase SelO codes for MLQETETTPRPLESPTDGTPGWLKLPGLAQLGPAFFTALRPTPLSQPHWIARNADVARLAGIDPQWLQSEEALVILSGSTVAEGTQPVATVYSGHQFGVWAGQLGDGRAILLGETRGGQEIQLKGSGRTPYSRMGDGRAVLRSSIREYLCSEAMHGLGIPTTRAMALIGSPDAVYREQPETAAVVARVAPSFIRFGHFEHFSARGDEASLRKLADHVIDRFYPECRSGEAFEGNAYAQLLHAVSERTAALLAQWQAVGFCHGVMNTDNMSILGLTIDYGPFQFLDAYVPGHICNHSDNRGRYAFDQQPSVAYWNLLCLAQALLPLIGKEETARAALESYPPAFAREFKLRMAAKMGLPSRAAESEAFVQVLQSLFDLMAQDAVDYTIFWRRLSHAANATGSEAPSAQFAPVRDLFLQRELADSWLDRYRELLAQHADPAACKAMLRVNPRFVLRNHLGEMAIRAASQGDFSLVNTLQDILTTPFDEHPGHDSLADFPPDWASHISISCSS; via the coding sequence ATGCTCCAGGAAACAGAGACCACCCCACGACCTCTCGAATCGCCCACGGACGGCACGCCAGGCTGGCTGAAGCTTCCCGGCCTTGCGCAGCTCGGCCCGGCCTTCTTCACGGCGCTGCGCCCCACCCCGCTGTCGCAGCCGCACTGGATTGCGCGCAACGCGGATGTGGCCCGACTGGCAGGCATCGATCCGCAATGGCTGCAGAGCGAGGAAGCGCTGGTCATCCTGAGCGGCAGCACCGTGGCCGAGGGCACGCAGCCGGTCGCCACCGTTTACAGCGGACACCAGTTCGGAGTCTGGGCCGGCCAGTTGGGTGACGGCCGGGCGATCCTGCTCGGCGAAACGCGGGGCGGCCAGGAAATCCAGCTCAAGGGCAGCGGTCGTACGCCCTATTCCCGCATGGGCGACGGGCGCGCCGTGCTGCGTTCATCCATCCGCGAGTATCTCTGCAGCGAAGCGATGCATGGCCTGGGCATTCCGACCACCCGTGCCATGGCACTGATCGGCTCGCCCGACGCGGTGTATCGCGAGCAGCCCGAAACCGCCGCCGTCGTGGCGCGCGTGGCGCCCAGCTTCATCCGCTTCGGGCATTTCGAGCATTTTTCCGCGCGCGGCGACGAGGCATCCCTGCGCAAGCTGGCCGACCATGTGATCGACCGTTTCTACCCGGAATGCCGCAGCGGCGAGGCCTTCGAGGGCAATGCCTACGCGCAGTTGCTGCACGCGGTGAGCGAACGCACGGCCGCCCTGCTGGCACAGTGGCAGGCGGTCGGTTTCTGCCACGGCGTGATGAACACCGACAACATGAGCATCCTGGGCCTGACGATCGACTACGGTCCATTCCAGTTCCTCGATGCCTATGTGCCCGGCCACATCTGCAATCACAGCGACAACCGGGGCCGCTATGCCTTCGACCAGCAGCCGAGCGTGGCCTACTGGAACCTGCTGTGCCTTGCCCAGGCGCTGCTGCCGCTGATCGGCAAGGAAGAAACCGCCCGCGCGGCCCTGGAAAGCTATCCCCCGGCGTTCGCCCGCGAGTTCAAGCTGCGCATGGCCGCGAAGATGGGGTTGCCGTCCCGGGCGGCCGAAAGCGAAGCCTTCGTGCAGGTGCTCCAGTCGCTGTTCGACCTGATGGCACAGGACGCCGTCGACTACACCATCTTCTGGCGCCGCCTGTCGCATGCGGCGAATGCGACAGGCTCCGAGGCGCCCTCTGCGCAGTTTGCGCCGGTGCGCGATCTGTTCCTGCAGCGCGAGCTGGCCGACTCCTGGCTCGATCGCTACCGCGAGCTGCTCGCGCAGCACGCCGATCCCGCGGCCTGCAAGGCGATGCTGAGGGTCAATCCCCGCTTCGTGCTGCGCAATCACCTGGGAGAGATGGCGATACGCGCGGCGTCGCAAGGGGATTTCTCTCTTGTGAATACACTTCAGGACATCCTGACAACGCCCTTTGATGAACACCCGGGACACGACAGCCTCGCGGACTTTCCGCCCGACTGGGCGTCCCACATCTCCATCAGTTGCTCCTCATGA
- the msrB gene encoding peptide-methionine (R)-S-oxide reductase MsrB, translating to MTFPIEKSDAEWLQTLRDKGAEPRAFDVTRHAATERPFTGKYEAFWADGSYHCICCGAKLFDSNTKFDAGCGWPSFSEAIPGSIREIEDHSHGMVRVETVCAQCGAHLGHVFPDGPAPTGLRYCMNSASLDFDPKE from the coding sequence ATGACCTTTCCGATCGAAAAATCCGACGCCGAATGGCTGCAGACACTGCGCGACAAGGGCGCCGAGCCGCGCGCCTTTGATGTCACGCGGCACGCAGCCACCGAGCGGCCGTTCACCGGCAAGTACGAAGCCTTCTGGGCCGACGGCAGCTACCACTGCATCTGCTGCGGAGCCAAGCTGTTCGACTCGAACACCAAGTTCGACGCGGGCTGCGGCTGGCCGAGCTTTTCCGAAGCCATTCCCGGCTCGATCCGAGAGATCGAGGACCACAGCCACGGCATGGTCCGCGTGGAAACGGTATGCGCGCAATGCGGCGCGCATCTCGGCCATGTGTTCCCGGACGGCCCTGCGCCCACGGGCCTGCGCTACTGCATGAATTCAGCGTCGCTGGACTTCGACCCCAAGGAATGA